DNA sequence from the Alkalilimnicola ehrlichii MLHE-1 genome:
GTCCAGGAACTGCAGGCCGCGGTTGGTGTACTTCTTAGCGATGGAGATGACCAGCCGCAGGTTGGCCTCCACCATCTCCTTCTTCGCCCGGCGGGCCTTGGCCTCGCCGATGGACATGCGCCGGTTGATGTCCTTGATCTCGCCGATGGTCATACCCACCTTACGCTCGGCGTCGATCAGCACCTGCTGGGCACGGCGGATATCGTCCTCGTGCTCGGCCAGGCGTTGGGCCCACGGCTCTTTGCTGGCCAGCATCTCGTCCAGCCAGCCCGGATCGGTCTCGCGGGAGATGAAGCTGCGCACGAAGGTCTTGCGCGGCATGCCCGCCTTGGTGCAGGCCTTGAGGATGTGGCGCTCGTTGCGGCGCAGCACGTTGACATCCCGGCGCAGCCCATCCACCAGCTGGTCGATGATCTTCGGCGGGAACTTGAAGGTCAGGAAGATCTCCGCCAGCTGCTCACGCAGTTCCGCGCACTCGGGGCTGTCGGAGCCCTGTCGCCGCAGGACCTCCTGCATGCGCTGATCCGCCTCCGCCAGCCGCCGGAACAGCTCAGCGGCCATCTCCGGGTCGGGCCCGTTGTCGACCACGGCCTCCTCGCCGTCCTCGTCCTCCTCCTTGCCGGCGTCGGCGGAGTAGGCGGAGAGTTCCTCGTCGGGGTTGCGGAAGCCGCCCATCAGTTCGTTCAGGCGCATCTCACCGTCCTGCACCTTGCGGTACAGGTCGAGCAGCTTGGCCGCCGCACCGGGATAGGCGGAGAGCGCGGCCAGCACCTGGTCCAACCCCTCTTCGATGCGCTTGGCCAGCTCGATCTCGCCCTCACGGGTCAGCAGCTCCACCGTACCCATCTCGCGCATGTACATGCGCACCGGGTCGGTGGTGCGGCCAAACTCGGCGTCCACCGCCGCCAGCGCCGCCGCCGCCTCTTCGGCCTCGTCCTCGTCGGTACTGACCGCAGCATCACTGAGCAGCAACTCATCGGCATCCGGCGCGACCTCATGGACATTGATACCCATGTCGTTGATCATGCCAATGATGTCTTCGATCTGCTCGGGATCGACGATGTCATCGGGCAGGTGGTCGTTCACCTCGGCATAGGTGAGGAACCCCTGCTCCTTGCCCTTGGCGATGAGCTGCTTGATCTGAGACTGCTGATCCTGTGTCATAGAGTACAGTTACCTGAGGCGACGATAATCTTGCCGGGGGCCGTTCGGTGAACCCGGCAGTATAGGTTGCGGCGTGGCTCAATGGCAAGACCACTCCGTTACTGAGATGGACCCTCGTCCAGGGCCCGCAGTTCCGCGCTCTCCCGATCAGTGAGGGCGCCACGGCTGGCTTTCTCCCGCAAGTATTGCAGTCTTCGCCGTTGCATCAACGTACGAAGCTTGTCCTTGGCCGCATCAAAATCCCGCTCTTCATCGAGCTCGGCGCGAAGTTCGCTGGTCTGGCGACTGCTGCAGGCCTGGCGAATGCGCTCGAGGCAGTCGGTGAACTCCCCCTCGAGATCGCCCCCCGGCAGCTCCCAGGTGGCCAGCCGCCAGAGGGCGGCCTCCTGCGGATGCCCCTGAAAGCGCTGCAACAGCCCCGCAGTGTTTACATCGGGGTGATCCCGGGCGATTTCAAGGATCTGCCGCAACAGATCCAGGCCCGGCAAGTCCCCATGCAATTGGTCCAGCGGGCCGGCATGGGCCACCAGGGCGGGCCGTTGCAGCAGCAGGGTGAGGGCCTGGCGCACCGGGGTCCGGCGCACCATCGCCGCACCCCGCCCGCCGCCCGCCGGACGGCGGGCGGCGGGCGGGCGCTCCGGCGCCGTGGGCCGTGCGCCTTCGCCGCCCTGCTCCACCGCCTGCTCGATCCGCCCGACGCCGGTATGGGCCAGCTCGGCCAGCTTCTCGACGTAAAAGTCCCGGTAGATTCCGACCGGCAGTCGTCGCACCAACGGCACCGCCTTCTGCACCAGCCGGGCCCGGTCGTCCACCGCATCCAGCCGCAACCCGTCGGCCAGCTCCTCCAGGCTGTACTCGGCCAAAGGCCGGGTCTCCCGCTCCAGCCGCCGGAGGAAGGCCTCCGCACCCTCGGCACGCACCAGACTGTCCGGGTCCTCGCCCTCGGGGAGCAGCAGGATCTCCACCGAGCGCCCCTCGCGCATGGCCGGCAGGCTGTTCTCCACCGCTCGCCACGCCGCCTGACGGCCGGCGCGGTCGCCGTCGAAACAGAACACCACCCGATCGGTGGCGCGGAACAAGCGACTGACCTGATCGGGGGTGACCGCGGTCCCCAGGGTGGCTACCGCCCCCTGGACCCCGTGCTGGGCCAGCGCCACCACGTCCATGTACCCCTCCACCACCAGCAGCAGTGGCGGGTTGCGTTGGGCCTGCACCGCTTCGTACAAACCGTAGAGCTCGCGGCCCTTGTGAAAGACGGGTGTCTCCGGCGAGTTGAGATACTTGGGCTCCCCGTCGCCCAGCACCCGGCCACCAAAACCCACCACCGTGCCCCGCCGGTTTCGGATCGGGAACATGACCCGATCGCGGAAACGGTCATAGACGCGGCCGCCGTCACGCTCGATGAGCAGCCCCGCCTCCACCAGGTCGGCCTGGCGGTCGCGGTGGCGCTTGAGCAGGTTGT
Encoded proteins:
- the rpoD gene encoding RNA polymerase sigma factor RpoD, yielding MTQDQQSQIKQLIAKGKEQGFLTYAEVNDHLPDDIVDPEQIEDIIGMINDMGINVHEVAPDADELLLSDAAVSTDEDEAEEAAAALAAVDAEFGRTTDPVRMYMREMGTVELLTREGEIELAKRIEEGLDQVLAALSAYPGAAAKLLDLYRKVQDGEMRLNELMGGFRNPDEELSAYSADAGKEEDEDGEEAVVDNGPDPEMAAELFRRLAEADQRMQEVLRRQGSDSPECAELREQLAEIFLTFKFPPKIIDQLVDGLRRDVNVLRRNERHILKACTKAGMPRKTFVRSFISRETDPGWLDEMLASKEPWAQRLAEHEDDIRRAQQVLIDAERKVGMTIGEIKDINRRMSIGEAKARRAKKEMVEANLRLVISIAKKYTNRGLQFLDLIQEGNIGLMKAVDKFEYRRGYKFSTYATWWIRQAITRSIADQARTIRIPVHMIETINKLNRVSRQMLQEMGREPSPDELAERMEMPEDKVRKVLKIAKEPISMETPIGDDEDSHLGDFIEDINAMSPVDSATREGLRESVKGVLSGLTPREAKVLRMRFGIDMNTDHTLEEVGKQFDVTRERIRQIEAKALRKLRHPTRSEGLRSFLDE
- the dnaG gene encoding DNA primase, which encodes MSGRIPDEFIDELLHRTDITEVVGARVRLKKTGANLLGLCPFHSEKTPSFTVAPAKQFYHCFGCGAHGTAIRFLMDYERMDFREAVEYLARQAGMELPAAAAAAPVPDRHARLYHVLAEAAIYYQEALRRHPASAKAVDYLKRRGLSGDIAARFALGFAPPGWDNLLKRHRDRQADLVEAGLLIERDGGRVYDRFRDRVMFPIRNRRGTVVGFGGRVLGDGEPKYLNSPETPVFHKGRELYGLYEAVQAQRNPPLLLVVEGYMDVVALAQHGVQGAVATLGTAVTPDQVSRLFRATDRVVFCFDGDRAGRQAAWRAVENSLPAMREGRSVEILLLPEGEDPDSLVRAEGAEAFLRRLERETRPLAEYSLEELADGLRLDAVDDRARLVQKAVPLVRRLPVGIYRDFYVEKLAELAHTGVGRIEQAVEQGGEGARPTAPERPPAARRPAGGGRGAAMVRRTPVRQALTLLLQRPALVAHAGPLDQLHGDLPGLDLLRQILEIARDHPDVNTAGLLQRFQGHPQEAALWRLATWELPGGDLEGEFTDCLERIRQACSSRQTSELRAELDEERDFDAAKDKLRTLMQRRRLQYLREKASRGALTDRESAELRALDEGPSQ